CCGTGGCCGAACGCTGTGGTTCCACCGCCAACGAAGAGCAGGCAGGAAAGTGAGAAATTTCGTAGACGATGTTGGCGAAGGCCAAGGTATCTGAGTCAACGCCGGCAGCCCGCTGCATTGCCTGCAGTTCGCGCCGCTGATTTTCCGGGAAGGCGGGCACGACCAGGCGGCTGGTTTTCACGATCAGATCGGGCGCGGATCGGAACCCAAAGCCGCGCGCAATTTCTTCCTTCTTGCCCAGCAGATTCGTGAGCGGTGCTTTGAGAAGCGTGCCGAGTTGTTGGCCAATTTCATCCGGCGTGCCGGAAGCCGTGACAACCGGCAGGCCCTCCACGAATTTTAATTCCGCCGTATTACACTTACCGGCGGCGTAAGGCGAATGATCGGCGGCAATTGCCGAAGGAGCGACCAGTAGCTGCTCGACAACGAGAACGACGACCGCACATGCCCACACGGACCACATGCGAACAAACGGTATGCCAAGACGGCGGCCGATGATGCCATGCAAATACGAAGGTTGCATCGTGCGGACGAACATAAAGGCGCTCCTAAAGAATATCGGCCCAACGGTTGTTACCGCTATTCTAACGAACCGGAGCGAAAGGAACAGAGTAAGCCAGTTTGATCACTGTAAAGCAGTAGTCTCGATAGAACGCCGTGCCGGTAATATCGATTTAGCGCGAAATAGTCATCAGGCTGCCGTTATCGGCCACGTTAAACAGCGGCCGGTAAGGATTGTAGCACTGGGCAGTGCCCCCGAGGTACCACACGATGTTGAAACCCAAATTCCAGGTTTCCTCGGAAAATCCGCCATTGCCAGGCTTGGCAGTGGGAATGAAATAGTTGAACCCGCCATCTAGGGCCCAGCGCCGAGCCAAGGGAACTTCAAAATCAGCCCCGACCAAGCCGCCATCGAAGCCTCCGGCATTACCACCGGTGAAGCCGCCCCAAATGCGGACATCGCCGCCGCTGCAAAACTGCCGGCGATAAAAGAAATTGTATTGATCGAGCGTTTGGAAACCGAAGTCGTTCACTACGCTAGTTGCAAACCAAAAGCCGAATTCGTTGCACCGATTCCACTGCCAACCCAATTGGCCGCGAATCTGGCAAATATCGAAGCGATCGCCAAAGAAATCGTCGTGCAGCCAATCGAACACAACGCCGCCATCCCAACCACTTTCGCACCACGGGCGATGAAATAATCCGACCGTTAAAAACGACTGCAGGCGAGCGCCGTCGATGTTTTCAAATTCGCTTTGAGTGCCTTCGTAACCAACTTGCCCAGTAATACCTAAATCAGGAAAGACGGGAACACCCCAGTTCACACCCTCCTGAAAGCCGAAGCTGGAGACCAAGCCGTTATCGGCAATATTTTTGAAATCGTGGACGCCGCCAAACACGGTGAGATCTTCGCCCCACCACCATCCGTTATGGCAGCCGTTTACTTCCGATGCAAACCAGTCGAAGGGAGCCAAGATCCAAGGGCGGCCGTACGGAGTATGTTCGCCACAAGAATCGCAACTATCGCAATCGGAGCAACCGCCATCGCACCCGCAATTGCCACTTTGGCAACCGCAACTTCCGCCCGACGGGCCGTGCCACGCAGGACCATAACCGCACCCTCCGCAACCGTTGCAGTTGTTGCAATAGGGATTCGTAAAGCCATCCGGACTGTGCGGCATCATCATGTCGCCTTCGAGGTCGTTCGAATCCGGATCGGAGCCCATCATTTGGCCTGGGCCAACAACTTCGCCTGGTGGAGGCATGTTCGAGCCAGAAGGCGTCATGATGGAATTCGATTGTATGGTCTGGCCGCTCGCCACGTTGCCGTAGATTACCCTTGTTCCCGACCGCGGTTGCCCGGGACCAATGACTTCGCCCGGCACTTGAGCATCGAGATAAACCGCATGTGGCGTAACAATCGGCGGATGCATCACGCTAGAGGCGCTTGCAGTAGCCTGAAACTTTGGCGTTGCCGTCTGCATTTGTGCGTTTCCGGTAATCACAGCGCCCGGCGTGCCATACATGACGCTGTTAGTCGATGTATTCGTTGACATCACGCTGTTCGCTGGGTAGTTAGTTTGCATGCTGGCTTGCACATTGCGCGATGGTGAATAACCCGACGAGCCGCTGCGCGACGATCCAGCAGCTATTTGCGGATAATTCGGCGAGAAGTTGTTTCCCTGCACGCGCTGACCTAGGGCAGTATTATTCATCTGTGAATAATTGGGCCCGGCTCCGTTCTGCTGAGCTCGCATGCCGAATATCGTTTGCTGCTGAACATTTTGCGACGAGTTATATCGCGGGGGTAGATAAGTTCGTTGGGCAGACGAGCTATTCGCGCTGTCGCTATTTTTGGAATCAGCCCTTGGGATTTGAGGCGGATAGTAGTTTGGGTTGAAATATTGAGATGTGCTTTTCGCAGGCGAAGAGGATAATTTTGATTGCCGACCGCGAGAATCATCCGAAGTTGATGCTGCCGAGTAGAAGGAACGGCTACTGGAATCAACGTTCGAATCGGTGTAAGAACTGTTGGCGTCACTGGATGGGGATGCAATAAATCGCTGCGGAGGACTCGGCGGCGCAGGTTCTGATTCGGTTGCGCTTTCGACAATCGCCGCTTTCGGAAACGCCAACTGATCTGGATCGTTATCAGCAGATGCCTGTCGTGTAGTGGCTAAAAAGATGACGGCATACGCCAAAACCGCCAAATTAACCAATTTATTAGCCATGTTAATCATCTTGCACACCCTGATTGCTTAAACTTCCCAGGCTATGCCTGTAATGAGACAAAGCAGCCGTTTTATCGGTGTTTGCCTAAGCGAAACTTCCAGAAAAGATCCCCTGACCGTCAAAATTTAACAATCAGGGGTGCGGCGATGCTTGCAAGATCGACGAGTGTCGAGCTCGGGCAAGGGCAATTGTTATCCGCAATTTGCAAGTGCCTGCGTCAAATCATCGCGTAAGTCTTCAAAAGCTTCCAAGCCAACGGAAACACGCACAAGGCCATCAGAAATGCCATGCGCTTTGCGATCGGCAGCATCATAACTGGCGTGCGACATGGAAGCGGGCTGTTCGATCAGCGATTCTACTGCCCCCAGGCTCACCGCAAGCTGAAACAGCTTTGTCGATTCGGCCACTCGTTTGGCGGCTGCGAAATTATCACCCAAATCAAAACTGAGCATCGCGCCGAAACCGTCGGCCATTTGGCACCGGGCAATTTCATGCCCTGGATGATTGGGAAGGCCGGGATACAACACGCGATTGATGCGCGGGTAACGGCTGAGCCACTCGGCCAACTGTTGTGCAGTGCGAGATTGTTCGCGGACTCGCAGTTCCAGCGTTTTCAAACCGCGGGAGCAAAGAAATGCTTCCCACGGACTTATCACAGCGCCGGAGGCGTTTTGGATGAAATAGAGCCTGTCGAAAAGTTCTCTATCGCGTGCGACCAGTGCGCCGCCCAAAAGATCGCTGTGCCCGCCGATGTATTTGGTAGCCGAGTGCATGACGATGTGAGCGCCCAACTCTAGCGGGCGAGTGAGCACCGGCGTGGCGAATGTGCTATCGACTCCCAACAGTAGGCCGTTGCGATTGACGATGTCGGCACAAGCGGCAATATCGATGATGGAAAGGAGCGGGTTGCCGGGACTTTCGATCCACAACAGCTTGGTTTTGGGCGTGATCGCAGCTTCCACCGCTTTCAAATCGGTTGCGTTGACCAGCGACACGGTAATGCCGGCACGGTTAACAATTTTGTGCAATAAGCGATAGGTTCCGCCATAAATATCGGAACCGGCTACGATGTGATCGCCGGCGGAAAGCAGCATGGTGACGCAGTGAATCGCCGCCATTCCTGAAGAGAACGCCAAGCCACCTATACCGCCTTCTAGATTCGCCAGCGTGGTTTCGAGTGCTTTGCGCGTTGGGCTTCCACTGCGTGTGTAATCGAACTGTCCCCACACTCCCGCGCCGGGCTGCACAAACGTTGACGACACGTGAATTGGGGGCACAATTGCGCCGGTTTGCGCGTCGCGTTCGTTGCCCACATGAATGGCGCGGGTGCGGAATTCCATGTGTAGAACATTCTTTGTGTTACTATCCGGGCTTGCTGAATGTGGACTTTAACACCAAACAGAACAAATGACACGTACCGTCCCTATTGTTCTAGCGCTTGCTTCAGATCGGCGACCAGGTCCACCGAATTCTCGATCCCGCACGCCAATCGAATCATATTATCGGGAATGCCATATTGACGTCGTTCTTCCGGTGTGCACTCGTAGTAACTCATAACCAAGGGCTGCTCGATTAGCGACTCTACTCCGCCCAGGCTGGGAGCAATGCGCGGAATTTTCACGCTGTCGACAATGCGAGCCGTTTGCTGCCAATCGGCATCGCGAACCAAAAACGTGACTAAGCCGCCAAAACCATGCATCGTGCGCTTCGCGACTTCATGATATGGATGAGAAGGCAAGCCGGGATAATATACCCTTTCGATCCGGGGATG
The genomic region above belongs to Pirellulales bacterium and contains:
- a CDS encoding DUF6666 family protein, whose amino-acid sequence is MRAQQNGAGPNYSQMNNTALGQRVQGNNFSPNYPQIAAGSSRSGSSGYSPSRNVQASMQTNYPANSVMSTNTSTNSVMYGTPGAVITGNAQMQTATPKFQATASASSVMHPPIVTPHAVYLDAQVPGEVIGPGQPRSGTRVIYGNVASGQTIQSNSIMTPSGSNMPPPGEVVGPGQMMGSDPDSNDLEGDMMMPHSPDGFTNPYCNNCNGCGGCGYGPAWHGPSGGSCGCQSGNCGCDGGCSDCDSCDSCGEHTPYGRPWILAPFDWFASEVNGCHNGWWWGEDLTVFGGVHDFKNIADNGLVSSFGFQEGVNWGVPVFPDLGITGQVGYEGTQSEFENIDGARLQSFLTVGLFHRPWCESGWDGGVVFDWLHDDFFGDRFDICQIRGQLGWQWNRCNEFGFWFATSVVNDFGFQTLDQYNFFYRRQFCSGGDVRIWGGFTGGNAGGFDGGLVGADFEVPLARRWALDGGFNYFIPTAKPGNGGFSEETWNLGFNIVWYLGGTAQCYNPYRPLFNVADNGSLMTISR
- a CDS encoding PLP-dependent aspartate aminotransferase family protein, with protein sequence MEFRTRAIHVGNERDAQTGAIVPPIHVSSTFVQPGAGVWGQFDYTRSGSPTRKALETTLANLEGGIGGLAFSSGMAAIHCVTMLLSAGDHIVAGSDIYGGTYRLLHKIVNRAGITVSLVNATDLKAVEAAITPKTKLLWIESPGNPLLSIIDIAACADIVNRNGLLLGVDSTFATPVLTRPLELGAHIVMHSATKYIGGHSDLLGGALVARDRELFDRLYFIQNASGAVISPWEAFLCSRGLKTLELRVREQSRTAQQLAEWLSRYPRINRVLYPGLPNHPGHEIARCQMADGFGAMLSFDLGDNFAAAKRVAESTKLFQLAVSLGAVESLIEQPASMSHASYDAADRKAHGISDGLVRVSVGLEAFEDLRDDLTQALANCG